In a genomic window of Burkholderiales bacterium:
- a CDS encoding TRAP transporter small permease subunit, whose product MQRLLLTIDKISTFIGHAFSWFIVALTLLVSWEVFSRYALDAPHAWAFDVMIMFYGTLFMMAGAYTLSVNGHVRGDVLYGFFRPRTQATIDLILYIVFFIPGVVALVWAGYYYAADSWRIDEHSNITAEGPPIYPFKTVIPFAGAILLVQGIVEIIRCIICIKQGEWPSRTADVEEVDVDKLKEMVHVKDEDIEKLDKLVVQQEHGK is encoded by the coding sequence ATGCAAAGACTATTGCTGACGATCGACAAGATCAGCACCTTCATCGGTCACGCATTCTCCTGGTTCATCGTCGCGCTCACGCTGCTCGTGTCGTGGGAGGTGTTCTCGCGCTACGCGCTCGACGCTCCGCACGCGTGGGCGTTCGACGTCATGATCATGTTCTACGGCACGCTGTTCATGATGGCGGGCGCGTATACGCTGTCGGTGAACGGTCACGTCCGCGGTGACGTGCTCTACGGATTTTTCCGGCCGCGCACGCAGGCGACCATCGACCTCATCCTCTACATCGTGTTCTTCATCCCCGGCGTGGTCGCGCTGGTGTGGGCCGGGTATTATTACGCCGCGGATTCGTGGCGCATCGACGAGCACTCGAACATCACCGCCGAGGGCCCGCCGATCTATCCTTTCAAGACGGTCATCCCCTTCGCCGGCGCGATCCTGCTCGTGCAGGGCATCGTCGAGATCATCCGCTGCATCATCTGCATCAAGCAGGGCGAGTGGCCGTCGCGCACCGCCGACGTCGAGGAGGTCGACGTCGACAAGCTGAAGGAGATGGTCCACGTCAAGGACGAGGATATCGAGAAGCTCGACAAGCTTGTGGTGCAGCAGGAGCACGGTAAATGA
- a CDS encoding C4-dicarboxylate ABC transporter — translation MSKKPASPAQEQSVPPRRKFLTRAAATTAAAAGAMPLFAMAQDKGKAAPAAPAVHSSSGPINMRWQSTWPAKDIFHEYALDYAKKVNDMTGGDLRIEVLPAGAVVPAFGLLDAVSKGALDGGHGVLVYHYGKQNALALWGSGPAWGMDANMLLSWHKYGGGKELLNKLYSSIGANVVSFPYGPMPTQPLGWFKKPITKAEDFKGLKFRTVGISIDVFTALGAAVNALPGGEIVPAMDRGLLDAAEFNNATSDRLLGFPDVSKVCMLQSFHQNAEQFEIMFNKQKFDALPAKIKAIIENACEAASADMSWKAVHRYSQDYMEMQQKQGVKFYKTPDSVLQRQLTGYDNAIQKKIAENPLFKEINESQRRFAERAVRWDLDTNVSRRMAYNHYFGGKKPAEKKA, via the coding sequence ATGTCCAAAAAGCCCGCCAGTCCCGCCCAAGAGCAATCGGTACCCCCGCGCCGCAAGTTCCTGACGCGTGCAGCCGCGACGACCGCCGCTGCGGCCGGCGCGATGCCCCTGTTCGCGATGGCCCAGGACAAGGGGAAGGCAGCCCCGGCAGCGCCCGCCGTCCATTCGTCGAGCGGGCCGATCAACATGCGCTGGCAGAGCACGTGGCCGGCGAAAGACATCTTCCACGAGTACGCGCTGGACTATGCCAAGAAGGTCAACGACATGACCGGCGGCGATCTGCGCATCGAGGTGCTCCCGGCCGGCGCGGTCGTTCCGGCCTTCGGCCTGCTGGACGCGGTATCCAAGGGCGCCCTCGACGGCGGCCACGGCGTGCTGGTGTATCACTACGGCAAACAGAACGCGCTCGCGCTGTGGGGCTCGGGCCCGGCATGGGGCATGGACGCCAACATGCTTCTTTCGTGGCACAAGTACGGCGGCGGCAAGGAGCTCCTGAACAAGCTCTACAGCTCGATCGGCGCCAACGTCGTCTCGTTCCCGTATGGCCCGATGCCGACCCAGCCGCTCGGCTGGTTCAAGAAGCCGATCACCAAGGCCGAAGACTTCAAGGGACTCAAGTTCCGCACCGTCGGCATCTCGATCGACGTGTTCACCGCCCTCGGCGCCGCGGTCAACGCGCTGCCCGGCGGCGAAATCGTCCCGGCGATGGACCGCGGCCTGCTGGATGCGGCGGAGTTCAACAACGCGACTTCGGACCGCCTGCTCGGCTTCCCCGACGTCTCCAAGGTCTGCATGCTGCAGAGCTTCCACCAGAACGCCGAGCAGTTCGAGATCATGTTCAACAAGCAGAAGTTCGACGCGCTGCCCGCCAAGATCAAGGCGATCATCGAGAACGCCTGCGAAGCCGCGTCGGCCGACATGTCGTGGAAAGCGGTGCACCGCTACTCGCAGGACTACATGGAGATGCAGCAGAAGCAGGGCGTGAAGTTCTACAAGACGCCCGACTCGGTGCTGCAGCGCCAGCTCACGGGCTACGACAACGCCATCCAGAAGAAGATCGCCGAGAACCCGCTGTTCAAGGAGATCAACGAATCGCAGCGCCGCTTCGCCGAGCGCGCGGTGCGCTGGGACCTCGACACCAACGTCAGCCGCCGCATGGCGTACAACCACTACTTCGGCGGCAAGAAGCCGGCGGAGAAGAAGGCTTAA
- a CDS encoding slipin family protein yields the protein MTSIFNMGLGSVAILVVLFVLFFCLRVLREYERGVVFTFGRFTSVKGPGLIFLIPGVQQMVRVDLRTIVLDVPSQDVISRDNVSVKVNAVVYFRVIDPEKAIIQVANFFEATSQLAQTTLRAVLGKHELDEMLAERDKLNIDIQRILDAATDAWGIKVANVEIKHVDINESMVRAIAQQAEAERTRRAKVIHAEGEQQAAEKLLEAARMLAQQPEAMQLRFLQTLSSIAGDKSNTIVFPVPVDVITPIAEALTRSRGGAPHT from the coding sequence ATGACTTCGATCTTCAATATGGGGCTGGGCAGCGTCGCGATACTCGTCGTCCTGTTCGTGCTGTTCTTCTGCCTGCGCGTGCTGCGCGAATACGAGCGGGGCGTCGTGTTCACCTTCGGCCGCTTCACCTCGGTCAAGGGCCCGGGCCTCATCTTCCTCATCCCCGGCGTGCAGCAGATGGTGCGGGTCGACCTGCGCACCATCGTGCTCGACGTGCCGAGCCAGGACGTGATCTCGCGCGACAACGTGTCGGTGAAGGTGAACGCGGTGGTCTACTTTCGCGTGATCGATCCGGAGAAAGCGATCATCCAGGTCGCCAACTTCTTCGAGGCGACGAGCCAGCTCGCACAGACCACGCTGCGGGCGGTGCTCGGCAAGCACGAGCTCGACGAGATGCTCGCCGAGCGCGACAAGCTCAACATCGACATCCAGCGGATCCTCGACGCGGCGACCGACGCCTGGGGCATCAAGGTGGCCAACGTCGAGATCAAGCACGTCGACATCAACGAGTCGATGGTGCGCGCGATCGCGCAGCAGGCCGAAGCGGAGCGCACGCGGCGCGCCAAGGTCATCCATGCCGAAGGCGAGCAGCAGGCGGCCGAGAAGCTGCTCGAAGCCGCGCGCATGCTCGCGCAGCAGCCCGAGGCGATGCAGCTGCGGTTTCTGCAGACGCTCTCTTCGATCGCGGGCGACAAGAGCAACACCATCGTGTTCCCGGTTCCGGTCGACGTGATCACGCCGATCGCCGAGGCGCTCACGCGCTCGCGCGGGGGTGCGCCGCACACGTGA
- a CDS encoding nodulation protein NfeD: MWAVLIALAACLAAAGELAPRVVVVNVDGPITPASADYVSRAMSKAAREEAALVVIELDTPGGLDPSMRAIIKAILASPVPVATYVAPDGARAASAGTYILYASHVAAMAPATNLGAATPVSIGGGDEPARADEKKDKGKSVPTTRESMRSKAINDAAAYIRGLASMRGRNADWAERAVREAVSLPAAEALKLKVIDVVARDVSDLLAKLDGRKVTVNGVDRVLHTAGAQITRVEADWRTRLLMIVTNPSVAVILMMIGVYGLLFEFMNPGFVLPGVLGGICLLVGLYALQLLPINYAGVALILLGIAFLVGEAFMPSFGALGVGGVAAIAIGMVVLVDPETAPGLAIPLSFVAGFTVVMSALVFATAWFALEVRRRPVVSGREELRGAEGVMLEDCEREGWARVHGETWRVKSAEPLRAGEHVRVKSIAGLLLTVEKTGV; this comes from the coding sequence ATGTGGGCAGTTCTGATCGCGCTCGCCGCATGCCTTGCGGCGGCAGGGGAGCTTGCGCCCCGTGTGGTCGTCGTCAACGTCGACGGCCCCATCACGCCCGCGAGCGCGGACTACGTGAGCCGCGCGATGTCCAAAGCCGCGCGCGAGGAGGCCGCGCTCGTCGTCATCGAGCTCGACACGCCCGGCGGGCTCGATCCCTCGATGCGCGCGATCATCAAGGCTATCCTGGCGTCGCCCGTTCCGGTTGCCACCTACGTCGCGCCCGACGGCGCCCGCGCGGCGAGCGCCGGCACCTATATCCTCTATGCGAGCCACGTCGCGGCGATGGCGCCCGCGACCAACCTTGGCGCCGCGACGCCGGTGTCGATCGGCGGCGGCGACGAGCCTGCCCGCGCCGACGAGAAGAAGGATAAAGGCAAGAGCGTCCCGACGACCCGCGAGAGCATGCGCAGCAAGGCGATCAACGACGCCGCCGCGTACATCCGCGGGCTGGCGAGCATGCGCGGCCGCAACGCCGACTGGGCCGAGCGCGCGGTACGCGAAGCCGTGAGCCTGCCCGCCGCCGAGGCGCTGAAGCTCAAGGTGATCGACGTCGTCGCGCGCGACGTCAGCGATCTCCTGGCGAAGCTCGATGGCCGCAAGGTCACCGTCAACGGCGTCGACCGGGTCCTGCACACCGCCGGCGCGCAGATCACGCGCGTCGAGGCGGACTGGCGCACGCGGCTGCTCATGATCGTCACCAACCCGAGCGTCGCGGTCATCCTCATGATGATCGGCGTCTACGGGCTCCTCTTCGAGTTCATGAACCCGGGCTTCGTGCTGCCGGGGGTGCTCGGCGGCATCTGTCTGCTGGTCGGCCTGTACGCGCTGCAGCTCCTGCCGATCAATTACGCGGGCGTCGCGTTGATACTGCTCGGCATCGCGTTCCTCGTCGGCGAAGCCTTCATGCCGAGCTTCGGCGCGCTCGGCGTCGGCGGGGTCGCGGCGATCGCGATCGGCATGGTGGTGCTCGTCGATCCGGAGACCGCCCCGGGTCTCGCGATCCCCCTGTCGTTCGTCGCGGGCTTCACCGTGGTGATGTCGGCGCTGGTCTTCGCGACCGCGTGGTTCGCGCTCGAGGTGCGGCGCCGCCCGGTGGTGAGCGGGCGCGAAGAGCTGCGCGGCGCCGAAGGCGTCATGCTCGAAGACTGCGAGCGCGAAGGCTGGGCGCGCGTGCACGGCGAGACGTGGCGCGTGAAGAGCGCCGAGCCGCTGCGCGCGGGCGAGCACGTGCGCGTAAAGTCGATCGCCGGGTTGCTGCTTACAGTCGAAAAAACCGGGGTCTGA
- a CDS encoding trehalose-6-phosphate synthase, whose translation MKRNKERLIVVSNRLPYVFARQADGEWKTEGGSGGLVSALVPVLRDRGGTWIGWTGSSGDATGLEGAMATASEDLGFNLRGVQLDATDVDNFYHGFSNEVIWPLFHDLPSLCVFDPKYWESYKEVNRRFAEAVVEECGKADFVWVHDYHLMNVAAEARALGCKVRMGFFLHIPFPPPDIFFKLPWRSSLLHALLRYDLIGFQTMRDRRNFIQCLRLSEGQATVQGKGNVVTVTAGAFTTRVGNFPISIDYGNFARQAASADVSARADELHRLLPNRKLVLGIDRLDYTKGIPHRLRAFRNALDRYPELRERISLIQVVVPSRVDIPEYHSLKIEIEQLVGEINGKYMRPGGWVPVWYVYSSLSRSDLLAYYRAAHIALITPLKDGMNLVAKEYCACSIEEECVLILSEFAGAAAQLQRGALLVNPHDIEGVADAIYHAYTMSDDERRNRMRRLRRGVRECDIFWWVDSYLQAAIERDLSDYPQPQNYVPEVTPDYVPI comes from the coding sequence ATGAAGAGAAACAAAGAGCGCCTGATCGTAGTTTCGAATCGGCTCCCGTATGTGTTCGCGCGCCAGGCCGACGGCGAGTGGAAAACGGAAGGCGGATCGGGCGGACTGGTGAGTGCGCTCGTGCCCGTGCTGCGCGACCGCGGCGGCACGTGGATAGGCTGGACCGGCAGCTCGGGCGATGCGACGGGCCTCGAGGGCGCGATGGCCACGGCGTCCGAAGACCTCGGTTTCAACCTGCGCGGCGTGCAGCTCGACGCGACCGACGTCGACAACTTCTATCACGGCTTCTCCAACGAGGTCATCTGGCCGCTGTTCCACGATCTGCCTTCGCTGTGCGTCTTCGATCCGAAGTACTGGGAGAGCTACAAGGAAGTGAACCGGCGCTTCGCGGAGGCGGTGGTGGAAGAATGCGGCAAGGCCGACTTCGTGTGGGTGCACGACTATCACCTCATGAACGTCGCGGCGGAAGCGCGCGCGCTCGGCTGCAAGGTGAGGATGGGGTTCTTCCTGCACATCCCGTTTCCGCCGCCGGACATCTTCTTCAAGCTGCCGTGGCGCTCGAGCCTGCTGCACGCGCTGCTGCGCTACGACCTCATCGGCTTCCAGACGATGCGCGACCGGCGCAATTTCATCCAGTGCCTGCGGCTGTCGGAAGGTCAGGCGACCGTGCAGGGCAAGGGCAATGTCGTGACCGTCACCGCGGGCGCGTTTACGACGCGCGTCGGCAACTTCCCGATCAGCATCGATTACGGCAACTTCGCGCGCCAGGCCGCGTCGGCGGACGTCTCGGCGCGGGCCGACGAGCTGCACCGCCTGCTGCCCAACCGCAAGCTCGTCCTCGGCATCGATCGCCTCGACTACACCAAGGGCATCCCGCACCGGCTGCGCGCGTTCAGGAACGCGCTCGACCGCTATCCCGAGCTGCGCGAGCGCATCTCGCTCATCCAGGTCGTGGTGCCGAGCCGCGTCGACATCCCCGAATACCATTCGCTCAAGATCGAGATCGAGCAGCTCGTCGGGGAGATCAACGGCAAGTACATGCGGCCCGGCGGCTGGGTGCCGGTGTGGTACGTCTACAGCAGCCTTTCGCGCAGCGATCTGCTCGCGTACTACCGCGCCGCGCACATCGCGCTCATCACGCCGTTGAAGGACGGCATGAACCTCGTCGCCAAGGAATACTGCGCGTGCAGCATCGAGGAGGAGTGCGTGCTCATCCTCTCCGAGTTCGCGGGCGCAGCGGCGCAGCTCCAGCGCGGCGCGCTGCTCGTCAACCCCCACGACATCGAAGGGGTCGCGGACGCGATCTACCATGCGTACACGATGAGCGACGACGAGCGCCGCAATCGCATGCGTCGGCTGCGGCGCGGCGTGCGCGAGTGCGATATCTTCTGGTGGGTCGACAGCTACCTGCAGGCGGCGATCGAGCGCGATCTGTCCGACTACCCGCAGCCGCAGAACTACGTTCCCGAGGTTACTCCGGACTACGTTCCGATCTAA
- the otsB gene encoding trehalose-phosphatase translates to MQVLTPGLAIDTFEARIARARTRVLMLDYDGTLAPFHVRPELAVPYPEASAALRDIVRAGGTRLVVVSGRPADEVPPLLGLAPLPEIWGAHGRERLRPDGARSVAAPADEARVRLDEAARAVAGLRGTRVERKLASVALHWRGSSEALAALARDTALERWEPLTRQAQFEMLPFEGGIELRACGHTKANAVEAVLAETHEDCAVAYLGDDVTDEDAFRAVKPRGLAVLVRPELRKTAADLWLKPPHELASFLQMWAVSN, encoded by the coding sequence TTGCAGGTTTTGACGCCCGGCCTGGCGATCGACACTTTCGAGGCGCGCATCGCGCGCGCTCGCACGCGCGTGCTGATGCTCGACTACGACGGCACGCTCGCGCCTTTTCACGTGCGTCCGGAGCTCGCGGTGCCGTATCCCGAAGCATCGGCCGCGCTGCGCGACATCGTGCGCGCCGGCGGCACGCGCCTCGTGGTGGTGAGCGGCAGGCCTGCCGACGAGGTGCCGCCGCTGCTGGGCCTTGCGCCGCTGCCCGAGATCTGGGGCGCGCACGGCCGCGAGCGCCTGCGCCCCGACGGGGCGCGCAGCGTCGCGGCGCCCGCCGACGAAGCACGGGTGCGGCTCGACGAAGCCGCGCGCGCCGTCGCCGGTCTGCGCGGCACCCGCGTCGAGCGCAAGCTCGCGAGCGTCGCGCTGCACTGGCGCGGCTCGTCCGAGGCGCTCGCCGCGCTCGCACGCGATACCGCGCTCGAGCGCTGGGAGCCGCTCACGCGGCAGGCGCAGTTCGAGATGCTGCCTTTCGAGGGCGGTATCGAGCTTCGCGCGTGCGGCCACACCAAGGCGAACGCGGTCGAGGCGGTCCTCGCCGAAACGCATGAAGACTGCGCCGTCGCGTACTTAGGCGACGATGTGACGGATGAAGACGCCTTCCGCGCGGTGAAACCGCGCGGGCTTGCGGTGCTCGTGCGCCCGGAGCTCAGGAAGACCGCTGCCGATCTCTGGCTCAAACCGCCGCACGAGCTGGCTTCATTCCTGCAGATGTGGGCAGTATCGAATTGA
- a CDS encoding lactate utilization protein C has translation MKGEARDRLLARIRERQGKPREPQPLEIEAVRSHLAAHPRNPGPRDQFDDLTRFRERALTLASTLEEVETLEGVPRAVARYLAERHLGTRAVCWPELAALDWPGSGLDVEARSARGDDLVGITGAFCAVAETGTLVTLTGRHTPSTLSLLPETHMAVVRASRVVRSMEDAWALVRETGGMPRAVNFISGPSRTADIEQTVTLGAHGPYRVHIILLAA, from the coding sequence GTGAAGGGTGAAGCGCGGGATCGCCTGCTCGCGCGGATACGCGAGCGGCAGGGCAAACCGCGAGAGCCGCAACCTCTGGAGATCGAAGCGGTGCGCTCGCATCTCGCGGCGCATCCGCGCAATCCCGGCCCGCGCGATCAGTTCGACGACCTGACGCGCTTTCGCGAGCGCGCGCTCACGCTCGCTTCCACGCTCGAAGAAGTCGAAACGCTCGAAGGTGTGCCGCGCGCTGTCGCGCGCTATCTCGCCGAGCGCCATCTCGGCACGCGCGCGGTGTGCTGGCCGGAGCTGGCCGCGCTCGACTGGCCGGGGAGCGGACTCGACGTCGAAGCGCGCAGCGCGCGCGGTGACGATCTCGTCGGCATCACCGGCGCTTTCTGCGCGGTCGCCGAGACCGGCACGCTCGTGACGCTGACGGGGCGGCACACGCCGTCCACCCTGAGCCTGTTGCCCGAAACCCACATGGCGGTCGTGCGCGCGTCGCGGGTGGTGCGCTCGATGGAGGATGCGTGGGCGCTCGTGCGCGAGACGGGCGGCATGCCGCGCGCGGTCAACTTCATTTCCGGTCCTTCGCGTACCGCCGATATCGAGCAGACCGTCACGCTCGGCGCGCACGGTCCGTATCGCGTGCATATCATCCTTCTCGCGGCCTGA
- a CDS encoding CoA-acylating methylmalonate-semialdehyde dehydrogenase: protein MNKPTDIKTPDTVDLWIDGKRQAAKSTRAGDVTNPATGEIVRRVAFCNEQDIDAAVQSAKAALPKWRKTPPLRRARILMRYRELIEQNREELARLVTEEHGKTHVDALGSVQRGLEVVEFAMGIPHLLKGEHSSEVGTDVDTHSMREPIGVCAGITPFNFPVMVPMWMYPVAIACGNTFVLKPSEKVPSAAMRLAELFKEAGLPDGVLNVVHGDKQAVDALLTHPDVRGISFVGSTPIAQYIYEMGAKHGKRVQALGGAKNHAVVLPDADLDFAADALIGAGYGSAGERCMAISAIVAVGDVGDALVQKLSEKASNLKIGPGSGKDMDMGPLVTQAHRDKVAGYVDKGVTEGAKLVLDGRKIKVAGHEKGFFLGASLFDNVKPEMAIYKDEIFGPVLSVVRVKTLDDAIRMINANPYANGTAVFTRSGGAARKFEREIEVGMVGVNVPIPVPVAFFSFGGWRGSLFGDTHVHGMEGVRFYTRAKVVTTRWPDSDAIPTGFHMPTLG from the coding sequence ATGAACAAGCCTACCGACATCAAAACCCCCGACACCGTCGACCTGTGGATCGACGGCAAACGCCAGGCCGCCAAGAGCACCCGCGCCGGCGACGTCACCAATCCGGCCACCGGCGAGATCGTGCGCCGCGTCGCGTTCTGCAACGAGCAAGACATCGACGCCGCGGTGCAGTCGGCGAAAGCGGCGCTGCCGAAGTGGCGCAAGACGCCGCCGCTGCGCCGCGCGCGCATCCTCATGCGCTACCGCGAGCTCATCGAGCAGAACAGGGAAGAGCTCGCGCGCCTGGTCACCGAAGAGCACGGCAAGACCCACGTCGACGCGCTCGGCAGCGTGCAGCGCGGCCTGGAAGTCGTCGAGTTCGCGATGGGTATCCCGCACCTGCTGAAAGGCGAGCACAGCTCCGAAGTCGGCACCGATGTGGACACGCATTCCATGCGCGAGCCGATCGGCGTGTGCGCCGGCATCACGCCTTTCAACTTCCCGGTGATGGTGCCGATGTGGATGTACCCGGTGGCGATCGCGTGCGGCAATACGTTCGTGCTGAAGCCTTCGGAGAAAGTGCCGTCGGCCGCGATGCGTCTCGCCGAGCTCTTCAAGGAAGCCGGCCTGCCCGACGGCGTGCTCAACGTGGTGCACGGCGACAAGCAGGCGGTCGACGCGCTGCTCACGCATCCCGACGTGCGAGGGATCTCGTTCGTCGGCTCGACCCCGATCGCGCAGTACATCTACGAGATGGGCGCCAAGCACGGCAAGCGCGTGCAGGCGCTCGGCGGCGCCAAGAACCACGCGGTGGTGCTGCCCGACGCCGACCTCGACTTCGCCGCCGACGCGCTGATCGGCGCGGGCTACGGCTCGGCGGGCGAGCGCTGCATGGCGATCTCGGCGATCGTCGCGGTCGGCGACGTCGGCGATGCGCTGGTGCAGAAGCTCTCGGAGAAGGCGTCGAACCTCAAGATCGGCCCCGGCAGCGGCAAGGACATGGACATGGGTCCGCTGGTGACGCAGGCGCATCGCGACAAGGTCGCGGGTTACGTCGACAAAGGTGTCACCGAAGGCGCCAAGCTCGTGCTCGACGGACGCAAGATCAAAGTCGCCGGACACGAGAAAGGCTTTTTCCTCGGCGCTTCGCTGTTCGACAACGTCAAGCCCGAGATGGCGATCTACAAGGACGAGATCTTCGGGCCGGTGCTCTCGGTGGTGCGCGTGAAGACGCTCGACGACGCGATCAGGATGATCAATGCGAATCCGTACGCCAACGGCACCGCGGTGTTCACGCGCTCCGGGGGGGCCGCGCGCAAATTCGAGCGCGAGATCGAAGTCGGCATGGTCGGCGTCAACGTGCCGATCCCGGTGCCGGTCGCGTTCTTCTCGTTCGGCGGCTGGCGCGGCTCGCTCTTCGGCGACACGCACGTGCACGGCATGGAAGGCGTGCGCTTCTATACGCGCGCCAAGGTCGTCACGACGCGGTGGCCGGATTCGGATGCGATTCCGACGGGGTTTCACATGCCGACGCTGGGCTAG
- a CDS encoding LutB/LldF family L-lactate oxidation iron-sulfur protein, protein MELTSDRFKHTARVKLADANLQAALDKLQTNFVKGRADRVAELDNFEAIRDAAAGIRQRALDHLDLYLAEFERNATAHGAVVHWAETTDDVNRIVCELAAKYGVKKAAKSKSMVSEECALNDALEAAGIQVVETDLGEYILQLAKEPPSHIVAPVVHKTRGEVSDLFQAKHGRPRTDAIPELTREAREMLRPHFLSADMGITGANFVVAETGSTLIVTNEGNGRMVTTLPRVHVAITGIEKVVPTLEDVATLVRLLPRHGTGQTITNYVSVTTGPRRAEDVEGPEHFHVILVDGGRSALLGGEMQEMLRCIRCGACMNHCPVYQSIGGHAYGWVYPGPMGSVLTPTYVGIEKALDLPHASTFCNQCGVVCPVKIPLPDLLRKLRERQFEQGLRPWTERAGLALWGWAARHPTIYALLSRLGVSVLKRMGGSDERIHDLPLGRGWTKQRDFPAPEGKTFRELYAARRRR, encoded by the coding sequence ATGGAACTGACCTCCGACCGCTTCAAGCACACCGCGCGGGTGAAGCTCGCCGACGCGAACCTGCAGGCGGCGCTCGACAAGCTCCAGACCAACTTCGTCAAAGGCCGCGCCGACCGCGTCGCGGAGCTCGACAACTTCGAGGCGATCCGGGACGCCGCGGCGGGAATCCGCCAGCGCGCGCTCGACCACCTCGATCTCTATCTCGCCGAATTCGAGCGCAACGCAACCGCCCACGGTGCGGTCGTGCACTGGGCGGAGACGACCGACGACGTCAACCGCATCGTCTGCGAGCTCGCGGCGAAGTACGGGGTGAAAAAGGCCGCCAAATCGAAGTCGATGGTGTCGGAGGAGTGCGCGCTCAACGACGCGCTCGAAGCCGCGGGGATACAGGTCGTCGAGACCGATCTCGGCGAATACATCCTGCAGCTCGCGAAAGAGCCGCCTTCGCACATCGTCGCGCCGGTCGTGCACAAGACGCGCGGCGAAGTCTCCGACCTTTTCCAGGCGAAGCACGGCCGGCCCCGCACCGACGCGATCCCCGAGCTCACGCGCGAAGCGCGCGAGATGCTCAGGCCGCACTTCCTGTCCGCCGACATGGGCATCACCGGCGCGAACTTCGTCGTGGCCGAGACCGGGTCCACGCTGATCGTCACCAACGAGGGCAACGGCCGCATGGTGACGACGCTGCCGCGCGTGCACGTCGCGATCACCGGCATCGAGAAGGTGGTGCCGACGCTCGAAGACGTCGCTACCCTGGTGAGATTGCTGCCGCGGCACGGCACCGGGCAGACGATCACCAACTACGTGTCGGTCACCACCGGGCCGCGCAGGGCGGAAGACGTCGAAGGCCCGGAGCACTTCCACGTGATCCTGGTCGACGGCGGGCGGAGCGCGCTCCTGGGCGGCGAGATGCAGGAGATGCTGCGTTGCATCCGCTGCGGCGCGTGCATGAACCACTGCCCGGTGTACCAGAGCATCGGCGGCCACGCCTACGGCTGGGTCTACCCGGGGCCGATGGGCTCGGTGCTGACGCCGACCTACGTCGGCATCGAGAAAGCGCTCGACCTGCCGCACGCCTCGACGTTCTGCAACCAGTGTGGGGTCGTGTGTCCGGTTAAAATTCCGCTTCCCGATCTGTTGCGCAAGCTGCGCGAGCGGCAGTTCGAGCAGGGCCTGCGGCCATGGACCGAGCGCGCCGGCCTCGCACTCTGGGGCTGGGCCGCGCGGCATCCGACGATCTACGCGCTGCTGTCGCGTCTGGGTGTTTCGGTCCTGAAGCGCATGGGCGGCAGCGATGAACGCATCCACGACCTGCCTCTCGGTCGCGGCTGGACGAAGCAGCGAGATTTCCCTGCGCCGGAGGGCAAGACCTTCCGCGAGCTCTACGCCGCGAGGCGGCGTAGATAA